A region of the Serinicoccus profundi genome:
GCCGGCACCGGAGCTGGAGCAGATCGCGAGCTCCCTGTCCGGCCGCCTGGACACCCGCGTGCAGGTCTCCATGGGCCGCCGCAAGGGCAAGATGGTCATCGAGTTCGCGGGTCAGGAGGACCTCGAGCGGATCCTCGAGCTCCTGGGCCGCGACGGGGAAACCGCCACCGGATGACCTGAGGACGGTGGGGTCAGCGACCGCGACGGGACGACCCGAGGCCGGTGGGTCGGCGACCGCCGCGGGACGACCTGAGACGGGTTGGGTCAGCGACGTCGCTGGCGCGAGGACCGCCGGGCGGACGCCGTGGTCGTGGTGGCGGTCGGCCGCACGATCTCCACCACCCGGACCGGACCGGTCGGCGTTCCCTCGGCGAGCACGTGCACCCTGGAGGCCTGCACCCCCTGACGACGGAGGAAGGCCGCCGCAGCCTCCAGCTCGCCCGCGGCCGCCTCGCCCTTGAGCGCGAGCAACCGGCCACCCTCGACCAGCAGCGGGAAGCTCCACCGCACCAGCTTGTCGATCGAGGCGACCGCCCGCGCCGTCACGATGGGGGCCTACAGAGTCATCTCCTCGGCCCGTCCGCGGTGGACCGTGACATTGGTGAGCTCGAGCTGCTGCACGGCGTCCTGCAGCCAGGTCGTCCGGCGCAGCAACGGCTCCACGAGGTCCAGCTGCAGGTCCGGCCTGGCGATGGCGAGCACGAGTCCGGGCAGTCCGGCCCCTGACCCGAGGTCCAGGACCCGGCTCCCGGGCTCGCAGAGCTCCCCGACGACCGCACAGTTGAGCAGGTGCCTCTCCCACAGCCGCCCGGCCTCGCGAGGCCCGATGAGGCCGTGCGTGATGCCGGTCGTCGCCAGGAGCTCGGCATACCTCTGCGCGACGGGCAGCCTGTCCCCGAAGATCTCCCGCGCCTGGTCAGGAGGGGGTGGTACGAGCGCTGCGCTGGCGGACATCGCGTCAGTCTGCGGGCAGGATGACCACGTAGCGCGAAGGGTCGGTCCCCTCCGACTCCGAGGACAGGCCGGCCGCCAGCACCTCGTCGTGCACGACCTTGCGCTCGAAGGCGCTCATGGGCTCCAGCTCGCGACGCTCGCCCGACTCCTTCACCTCGGCGATCGCTTTCTGGGCCTGGGACACCAGGGTGCTGCGGCGGTCGGCGCGATACCCGGCGACGTCGAGCATGAGCCTGCTGCGCTCACCGGTCTCCGCCTGGACCGCCAGGCGGGTCAGCTCCTGCAGCGCCTCCAGGACCGAGCCGCCGGGTCCGACGAGGCGACGGGGGGCGGCGCCGTCCTCGGAGTCGACGAGCGCGACCGCGGCACGGTCGCCGTCCACGTCGACCTCGAGGTCGCCGTCGAGGTCGGCGATGTCGAGCAGCGTCTCGAGGAAGTCGGCGGCGACCTCTCCCTCACGCACCAGGTCCTCGGCGGCGGTCCCGGTGGAGCGGGTCCCGGCGGCGGACGCCGTGGCCGGCCGATCCTCCTCGGAGCCGGTCTGCTCGATCTGCGGGGCCGGGCCGGCCTCGTCCTCGGCGACCTGGCCGTCCCCGGTGTCAGCCTGTCCCTGCTCCTCGGTGGGCTCCCCGTCCTCGCTGACGGGCGCTCCTTCCTCGGGCACCTGGCCTGTGACGTGCGTCACATCTGGCTGGGTGTCGACCTGCTCGTCCGTGCTCTGCTCGGTCTCGTTCGTGGTGCTCACGTGCACTCCTGTCTCGAAGGGTCGATGGGGTCGGGGCCGAGGGCGCCCGGTATGCCGGTGCGGCTCAGCGCCTCTTGCGCCGCTTCTTGCTCTTGGGCTGGGTGCGCTGCCCTGCGGCGCGCTCCTGCACCTGGGCCTGGGCCGCCTCGCGCTCGGCCATGAAGTTGGGGTTCTTCAGCTGGACTCCGGTGGCCACCTTGCCCTTGCGGGCCATCCGCGCCTTGTACTTCTCCTCGGCCGGGGTGTTGGGGGCCGGCATGTTGCGGATGACGAAGAACTGCTGGCCCATGGTCCAGAAGTTGCTGACCGTCCAGTAGATGAGCAGGGCCACCGGGAAGTTGACGCCGGTGACCGCGAAGACGATCGGCAGGACGTAGATGAGGATCTGCTGCTGCCGGGCCATGGGGCTGTTGAGGGCCTCGGCCGACATGTTCTGCCGCATGAGCTGATGGCTGGTGATGAACTGCGTCACCGACATCACGATGATGAGGACCAGCGAGAGGATCTTGGCCGACAGGTCCTGGTCGTGCAGGAAGGTCGAGGTCAGCCCGGCGCCGAAGATCTCCGAGCCGGCCATCTTGCTCGCGAGCTCCTGCGTGAAGAGGCCGAGCGGCTCGATCTCCCCCCGGGAGACCGTCTCCGCCGTGTTGAGCAGGCGGAAGAGCGCGAAGAAGAAGGGCATCTGGATGAGGATGGGCAGGCAGGCGCCGAAGGGGTTGGCGCCCGCCTCGCGGTAGAGACCGAAGGTCTCCTCCTGGAAGGCCTTCTGGCTGGCCTGGTCCTTCTTGCCCTTGTACTTCGCCTGGATCTTCATCAGCTCCGGCTGGACGATCTGGAGCCGACGCTGGCTCTTGATCTGCCGGATCATCAGCGGGGTCAGCAGGGCCCGCAGGGTGACCACCAGTCCGACGATGGCCAGGACCCAGGTCCACCCGCTCGTGTCCGGCAGCCCCAGCTGGGTCAGCAGCCACTCGAAGCCGACGAGGATGGCCGAGTCGAACCAGATGAAGGGGAAGAGGATCGTGTCGAAGAATCCCATGGGGTCCTCAAGGTCGGCGGTGCGCGGCGTGGCCGCCCACCGAGGTGGTTGGCCCGGGGCTGTCCCCGGGCGGGTCGGGCAGGTCGCGGGAGCCGGGTCCTGACCCGCGCCGCGGTGGCACGTGGTCGACCCCGCCGGGTGCCCACGGGTGGCACCGCAGCACGCGCCGCACGGTCAGCCAGCCGCCACGGACCGGACCATGCCGTTCCAGGGCGGTGACGCCGTAGGCCGAGCACGAGGGGTAGTAGCGGCATACCGGGCCCAGCAGCGGCGAGATCGTCCACTGGTAGATCCGCACCAGCCACACCAGTGGACGAGCGAGGACGCTACGGCGTTCCCCCGGTCCGACACCGCCGCGGTGCACGTCCCGGAGCTCATCGCTGGGGGGTGATCCCTCGAGAGTCGTCACGCCCGCCTCGCCAGGGCCTTGCCGAGGCCGTGGTCCAGCGCGCTGCCCAGCTCCTGGGAGGAGGCGGTGGCCGCCGGGCGGAGCGCCCTCACCACGACGTCCGTGCCCGGCGGAAGATCGGAGAGCCGGCTCGCCAGGAGATGCCGCAGCCGCCGCGCGACCCGGTTGCGGACAACGGCGTTGCCGACCGTCCTGGACACGACGAGACCTGCCCGCGGGCAGGCGTCCACCGACGCGGAGACTGGCGCGTCGGGACGGTGCTGGGGCAGGGAGAGGTGCACGACGAGGAGGTCGGTGCCTGCCCGATGACGACGACGGCCGTCACCCCGACCACGGAGGACGGAACGGAAGTCCTCGCCCGTGGTCAGACGATGACGGCGCGGGAGCATCAGGGCAGCACCGGCGGTGCCGATGCTCAGGCCGA
Encoded here:
- a CDS encoding R3H domain-containing nucleic acid-binding protein, whose product is MSTTNETEQSTDEQVDTQPDVTHVTGQVPEEGAPVSEDGEPTEEQGQADTGDGQVAEDEAGPAPQIEQTGSEEDRPATASAAGTRSTGTAAEDLVREGEVAADFLETLLDIADLDGDLEVDVDGDRAAVALVDSEDGAAPRRLVGPGGSVLEALQELTRLAVQAETGERSRLMLDVAGYRADRRSTLVSQAQKAIAEVKESGERRELEPMSAFERKVVHDEVLAAGLSSESEGTDPSRYVVILPAD
- the yidC gene encoding membrane protein insertase YidC, with protein sequence MGFFDTILFPFIWFDSAILVGFEWLLTQLGLPDTSGWTWVLAIVGLVVTLRALLTPLMIRQIKSQRRLQIVQPELMKIQAKYKGKKDQASQKAFQEETFGLYREAGANPFGACLPILIQMPFFFALFRLLNTAETVSRGEIEPLGLFTQELASKMAGSEIFGAGLTSTFLHDQDLSAKILSLVLIIVMSVTQFITSHQLMRQNMSAEALNSPMARQQQILIYVLPIVFAVTGVNFPVALLIYWTVSNFWTMGQQFFVIRNMPAPNTPAEEKYKARMARKGKVATGVQLKNPNFMAEREAAQAQVQERAAGQRTQPKSKKRRKRR
- the yidD gene encoding membrane protein insertion efficiency factor YidD gives rise to the protein MTTLEGSPPSDELRDVHRGGVGPGERRSVLARPLVWLVRIYQWTISPLLGPVCRYYPSCSAYGVTALERHGPVRGGWLTVRRVLRCHPWAPGGVDHVPPRRGSGPGSRDLPDPPGDSPGPTTSVGGHAAHRRP
- the rnpA gene encoding ribonuclease P protein component, with translation MLPRRHRLTTGEDFRSVLRGRGDGRRRHRAGTDLLVVHLSLPQHRPDAPVSASVDACPRAGLVVSRTVGNAVVRNRVARRLRHLLASRLSDLPPGTDVVVRALRPAATASSQELGSALDHGLGKALARRA